The Burkholderia mayonis genome window below encodes:
- a CDS encoding phage holin family protein: MTTETSSHQSAHGPLRRLLGSAFALLQTRLELVGIELAEEKERLMGVLFLGLAAMMLATMALISLTVLVAIAFWDTYRWQSLAAITALYALGALACGLKARSGLRDAPVVFEATLNELEKDRELFRGKP; this comes from the coding sequence ATGACGACAGAAACCTCATCGCACCAGTCCGCGCACGGTCCGCTGCGCCGCCTGCTCGGCTCCGCGTTCGCGCTCCTGCAGACCCGGCTGGAACTCGTCGGCATCGAGCTCGCCGAGGAGAAGGAACGCCTGATGGGCGTGCTCTTTCTCGGACTCGCCGCGATGATGCTCGCGACGATGGCGCTCATCAGCCTCACGGTGCTCGTCGCCATCGCATTCTGGGACACCTACCGCTGGCAGTCGCTCGCCGCCATCACCGCGCTCTATGCGCTCGGCGCGCTCGCCTGCGGGCTGAAGGCGCGCTCGGGCTTGCGCGACGCGCCCGTCGTATTCGAAGCGACGCTGAACGAACTGGAAAAGGACCGCGAGCTATTCCGCGGCAAGCCATGA
- a CDS encoding DUF3318 domain-containing protein, with product MSATQYRALRKEMLILRSDIERLELAQAGTELRQSVTHFRWLKLLVPGVSGGSLGKSARSVNATLGTLVSQYPLLSSLASAVLAKPIRALLRASARPALKWGAVGFAVWEAYQIWKQAKSSDDASDARARHDEQA from the coding sequence ATGAGCGCGACCCAGTACCGCGCACTGCGCAAGGAAATGCTGATCCTGCGCTCCGACATCGAGCGCCTGGAGCTCGCGCAGGCGGGCACCGAGCTGCGCCAGTCCGTCACGCATTTCAGATGGCTGAAGCTCCTCGTGCCAGGAGTGTCGGGCGGGTCGCTCGGCAAGTCGGCGAGGAGCGTGAACGCAACGCTCGGCACGCTCGTCAGCCAGTATCCGCTGTTGAGCTCGCTCGCGTCCGCCGTGCTCGCGAAGCCCATACGGGCGCTGCTGCGCGCGAGCGCGCGCCCTGCGCTCAAATGGGGGGCCGTCGGCTTCGCGGTGTGGGAGGCCTATCAGATATGGAAGCAGGCAAAGAGCAGCGATGACGCGTCCGACGCGCGGGCGCGGCACGATGAGCAGGCGTGA
- a CDS encoding type IV pilin protein — protein sequence MLVALAIVGVLAAFAVPSYRGHVERGYRLSAMAALYRAAQYVEAFGEMPPAALPEEMSRAPDSGTVVYALRIMFDDAHGGYALEASPTVDGAMRDDNCGVYVLHADGTRENREAGSAARNGHTPNADVCWRTG from the coding sequence GTGCTCGTTGCGCTTGCGATCGTGGGCGTGCTTGCGGCGTTTGCGGTGCCGTCGTACCGGGGCCATGTCGAACGAGGGTATCGGTTGAGCGCGATGGCTGCACTGTATCGCGCCGCGCAGTACGTCGAAGCATTCGGTGAGATGCCGCCTGCCGCATTACCGGAAGAGATGAGCCGAGCGCCCGATTCCGGCACGGTCGTCTATGCGTTGCGGATCATGTTCGACGACGCGCACGGCGGATACGCACTGGAGGCAAGCCCGACCGTCGATGGCGCGATGCGGGACGACAACTGCGGCGTGTATGTGCTGCATGCGGACGGCACGCGCGAGAATCGCGAGGCCGGAAGCGCCGCCCGCAATGGGCACACGCCGAATGCCGACGTGTGTTGGCGAACGGGGTAG
- a CDS encoding pilus assembly protein: MPGSPGVALPGVLAVTASLIVMSSAWFEIATTEMRRMTNVASRSVAFRAADAALEACADALLSGAASDAVAGTAASAREPAGWRQPGVFDGGGAFRPYAGWPGAAQGPSCVIEAWKLPARPDARAYLVTARGVGATKDTVEWLQLQIAVERGGVERRWRRAVGRPT; the protein is encoded by the coding sequence ATGCCCGGTTCGCCCGGCGTCGCGCTGCCGGGCGTGCTTGCCGTAACGGCCTCACTGATCGTGATGTCGTCCGCGTGGTTCGAGATCGCGACGACGGAGATGCGGCGCATGACGAACGTAGCGAGCCGATCGGTCGCGTTTCGTGCAGCGGATGCCGCACTCGAAGCCTGTGCCGATGCATTGCTGAGCGGCGCGGCGTCCGACGCCGTGGCGGGCACCGCGGCGTCGGCGCGCGAGCCGGCCGGTTGGCGGCAACCGGGCGTGTTCGACGGCGGCGGCGCGTTCAGGCCGTATGCCGGATGGCCGGGCGCGGCACAAGGGCCGAGCTGCGTGATCGAAGCGTGGAAGCTGCCGGCGCGCCCCGACGCACGTGCCTACCTCGTGACGGCACGCGGCGTGGGTGCGACGAAGGATACGGTCGAGTGGCTGCAACTGCAGATTGCCGTCGAGCGAGGAGGCGTCGAGCGCCGCTGGCGCCGGGCCGTGGGGCGGCCGACATAG
- a CDS encoding PilW family protein has product MTRAIHWRAHTLIEVMIAMALGLLILLAAISLYRVQRAAYSAAADAARLRDAAQASLALITQQIQIAGFVPLDAHDAPSAPGLFGCTAGRPVGADVQLACDPLASGSDGLVVRYVGDGVSTWPTTSGQATDCLGQGVGAADAQPRIVNRYYARVSASTGEPELYCEGSGRPGIAQPLVEGVERVRLRYRLRGAVQWSDASALSALDWASVAAVAVCVQVRGMRTGRPVRYVDCEGRMTSGADTRARLVLRRYVAVRNRERV; this is encoded by the coding sequence ATGACGCGAGCGATACACTGGCGCGCGCACACGCTGATCGAGGTGATGATCGCCATGGCGCTCGGCTTGCTGATCCTGCTTGCCGCGATCTCGCTCTATCGCGTACAGCGGGCGGCCTATTCGGCGGCGGCCGATGCCGCGCGCTTGCGCGACGCGGCGCAGGCGTCGCTCGCGCTGATCACGCAGCAAATCCAGATCGCAGGCTTCGTTCCTCTCGACGCGCACGATGCGCCCTCAGCGCCGGGTCTGTTCGGTTGTACAGCGGGACGACCCGTCGGAGCCGACGTGCAACTGGCATGCGATCCGCTGGCGAGCGGTTCCGACGGACTCGTCGTCCGCTACGTCGGCGATGGCGTTTCCACGTGGCCGACGACCAGCGGACAGGCGACGGATTGCCTCGGGCAGGGCGTCGGCGCGGCCGACGCGCAGCCGCGGATCGTCAATCGCTATTACGCTCGCGTCAGTGCGTCGACGGGCGAGCCGGAGCTGTATTGCGAAGGCAGCGGCAGACCTGGCATTGCGCAGCCTCTCGTCGAAGGCGTCGAGCGCGTGCGCTTGCGCTATAGGCTGCGCGGAGCCGTGCAGTGGAGCGATGCGTCGGCGTTGTCCGCATTGGACTGGGCGAGCGTCGCCGCCGTGGCAGTTTGCGTGCAAGTGCGAGGCATGCGGACGGGGCGCCCAGTGCGCTACGTCGACTGCGAAGGGCGAATGACGAGCGGCGCGGATACTCGCGCGCGGCTTGTGCTGCGACGGTATGTCGCGGTTCGCAATCGGGAGCGCGTATGA
- a CDS encoding GspH/FimT family protein: MRTECGRQAMAGFMLVELMVALALVALAATLAAPTLSGARMRDRVDARARVFGASLAYARGEAARLGARVTLCRSDAAARCIVAGRPCEGGATDWSCGWAVVVADGDRGTRVLRRVARDAQVAVTGAGGDVVFTPPAGQVIGGFRSFEFAPNDASDAWHGERWRRCLRIAAGGRLRFVEGGCGAST, translated from the coding sequence ATGCGAACCGAGTGCGGCAGGCAAGCGATGGCGGGCTTCATGCTCGTCGAATTGATGGTCGCGCTCGCGCTGGTCGCGCTTGCCGCGACGCTGGCCGCGCCGACGCTCTCAGGCGCACGAATGCGCGATCGGGTCGACGCGCGCGCGCGCGTGTTCGGAGCATCGCTGGCGTATGCACGTGGGGAGGCTGCCAGACTCGGCGCGCGCGTGACGCTGTGCCGCAGCGACGCGGCCGCCAGATGCATCGTCGCAGGGCGGCCCTGTGAAGGCGGCGCGACCGACTGGTCATGCGGCTGGGCGGTGGTCGTCGCAGACGGCGACCGCGGTACGCGAGTGTTGCGACGCGTTGCGCGCGATGCGCAAGTGGCCGTGACGGGCGCGGGCGGCGACGTGGTGTTTACGCCGCCAGCAGGTCAGGTGATCGGCGGCTTCCGAAGTTTCGAATTCGCGCCGAACGACGCGTCCGATGCGTGGCACGGCGAGCGCTGGCGACGTTGCCTGCGGATCGCGGCGGGTGGCCGCTTGCGTTTCGTCGAAGGCGGCTGCGGGGCGTCGACATGA
- the nrdR gene encoding transcriptional regulator NrdR, which translates to MRCPFCRHDDTQVVDSRVSEDGAAIRRRRRCSACDKRFTTYERVELALPAVVKKDGSRTEFDRRKIVASMQLALRKRPVAADAIDAAVARIEYQLLASGEREVRSEKLGELVMNELRQLDTIAYVRFASVYRRFEDVSEFADVIEEFRRAVPAKPPRKR; encoded by the coding sequence ATGCGCTGCCCGTTCTGCCGACACGACGATACGCAAGTGGTGGATTCGCGCGTGTCGGAAGACGGCGCCGCAATCCGCCGGCGCCGCCGCTGTTCGGCCTGCGACAAGCGTTTCACGACGTACGAGCGGGTCGAGCTGGCGTTGCCGGCCGTCGTGAAGAAGGACGGCAGCCGCACCGAATTCGACCGCCGCAAGATCGTCGCGAGCATGCAACTGGCGCTCCGCAAGCGCCCGGTTGCGGCCGATGCGATCGATGCGGCGGTCGCCCGCATCGAATATCAGTTGCTCGCATCCGGCGAGCGTGAAGTCCGCAGCGAAAAGCTCGGCGAACTCGTGATGAACGAGCTGCGCCAGCTCGACACGATCGCCTACGTGCGTTTCGCGTCCGTTTACCGCCGGTTCGAAGACGTGTCCGAATTCGCGGACGTGATCGAAGAGTTCCGCCGCGCGGTGCCCGCGAAGCCGCCGCGCAAGCGCTGA
- the glyA gene encoding serine hydroxymethyltransferase, with translation MFDRAQSTIANVDPEIWQAIQQENVRQEEHIELIASENYTSPAVMAAQGSQLTNKYAEGYPGKRYYGGCEYVDIVEQLAIDRVKELFGAEAANVQPNSGSQANQGVFFAMLKPGDTIMGMSLAHGGHLTHGSPVNMSGKWFNVVSYGLDENEDIDYEAAEKLAHEHKPKLIVAGASAFALKIDFERLAKIAKAVGAYLMVDMAHYAGLIAAGVYPNPVPHADFVTTTTHKSLRGPRGGVILMKAEYEKPINSAIFPGIQGGPLMHVIAAKAVAFKEALSPEFKEYQQKVVENARVLAETLVKRGLRIVSGRTESHVMLVDLRAKNITGKAAEAALGNAHITVNKNAIPNDPEKPFVTSGIRLGSPAMTTRGFGLPEAEFVGNLIADVLENPEDAATIERVRAQVAELTKRFPVYR, from the coding sequence ATGTTTGACAGAGCCCAAAGCACCATTGCGAACGTCGATCCCGAGATCTGGCAAGCGATCCAGCAAGAAAATGTCCGTCAGGAAGAGCATATCGAGCTGATCGCGTCGGAAAACTACACGAGCCCGGCCGTTATGGCGGCGCAAGGCTCGCAGCTCACGAACAAATACGCGGAAGGCTATCCGGGCAAGCGCTATTACGGCGGCTGCGAGTATGTCGACATCGTCGAACAACTCGCGATCGACCGCGTCAAGGAACTGTTCGGCGCCGAAGCCGCGAACGTGCAGCCGAACTCGGGTTCGCAGGCGAACCAGGGCGTGTTCTTCGCGATGCTGAAGCCGGGCGACACGATCATGGGCATGAGCCTCGCGCACGGCGGCCACCTGACGCACGGCTCGCCCGTCAACATGTCGGGCAAGTGGTTCAACGTCGTCAGCTACGGCCTGGACGAAAACGAAGACATCGATTACGAAGCCGCCGAGAAGCTCGCGCACGAGCACAAGCCGAAGCTGATTGTCGCGGGCGCGTCGGCGTTCGCACTGAAGATCGATTTCGAGCGTCTCGCGAAGATCGCGAAGGCGGTCGGCGCGTACCTGATGGTCGATATGGCGCACTACGCGGGCCTCATCGCCGCGGGCGTCTATCCGAACCCGGTGCCGCACGCCGATTTCGTCACGACGACGACGCACAAGAGCCTGCGCGGCCCGCGCGGCGGCGTGATCCTGATGAAGGCCGAATACGAGAAGCCGATCAACTCGGCGATCTTCCCGGGCATCCAGGGCGGCCCGCTGATGCACGTGATCGCCGCGAAGGCGGTTGCGTTCAAGGAAGCGCTGTCGCCAGAATTCAAGGAATACCAGCAGAAGGTCGTCGAGAACGCGCGCGTGCTGGCCGAGACGCTCGTCAAGCGCGGTCTGCGCATCGTGTCAGGCCGTACCGAGAGTCACGTGATGCTCGTCGACCTGCGCGCGAAGAACATCACCGGCAAGGCGGCGGAAGCGGCGCTCGGCAATGCGCACATCACCGTCAACAAGAACGCGATCCCGAACGATCCGGAAAAGCCGTTCGTGACGAGCGGCATCCGTCTCGGTTCGCCGGCAATGACGACGCGCGGCTTCGGCCTGCCGGAAGCCGAATTCGTCGGCAACCTGATTGCCGACGTGCTCGAGAATCCGGAAGACGCGGCGACGATCGAGCGCGTGCGCGCACAGGTCGCCGAGCTGACGAAGCGCTTCCCGGTCTATCGCTGA
- a CDS encoding SDR family NAD(P)-dependent oxidoreductase yields the protein MIVFVTGASAGFGAAIARVFVKGGHRVVATARRKDRLDALAAELGSALLPIELDVRDRTAVETVPAALPAEFAAIDVLVNNAGLALGVEPAHKANLDEWQTMIDTNCSGLVTITRTLLPGMVERGRGHVFNLGSVAGSYPYPGGNVYGATKAFVRQFSLNLRADLVGTPLRVTDIEPGLCGGTEFSNVRYRGDDAKAAGVYANVQPLTAGDIADTIYWIATRPAHVNINTIEMMPVAQAPAGLTVHRG from the coding sequence ATGATCGTGTTCGTCACCGGCGCGTCGGCAGGTTTCGGCGCCGCCATCGCCCGTGTCTTCGTGAAAGGCGGCCACCGCGTCGTCGCCACCGCGCGCCGCAAGGACCGCCTCGACGCACTTGCCGCCGAACTCGGCAGCGCCTTGTTGCCGATCGAGCTCGACGTGCGCGACCGCACGGCCGTCGAGACCGTGCCGGCCGCACTGCCCGCGGAATTTGCCGCTATCGACGTGCTCGTCAACAACGCGGGCCTCGCGCTCGGCGTCGAGCCGGCGCACAAGGCGAACCTCGACGAGTGGCAAACGATGATCGACACCAACTGCTCGGGGCTCGTCACGATCACGCGCACGCTGCTGCCCGGCATGGTCGAGCGCGGCCGCGGCCACGTCTTCAACCTCGGCTCCGTCGCGGGCAGCTACCCGTACCCGGGCGGCAACGTCTACGGCGCGACCAAGGCGTTCGTGCGCCAGTTCAGCCTGAACCTGCGCGCGGACCTCGTTGGCACGCCGCTGCGCGTCACCGACATCGAGCCGGGCCTCTGCGGCGGCACCGAATTCTCGAACGTGCGCTACCGCGGCGACGACGCGAAGGCGGCGGGCGTCTACGCGAACGTCCAGCCGCTCACCGCCGGGGACATCGCCGACACGATCTACTGGATCGCCACCCGCCCCGCGCACGTGAACATCAACACGATCGAGATGATGCCCGTCGCGCAGGCGCCCGCCGGACTGACCGTCCACCGCGGCTGA
- the ybgC gene encoding tol-pal system-associated acyl-CoA thioesterase, producing MRAMTEPSRQLDAAPDFAWPVRVYYEDTDAGGVVYYANYLRFFERARTEWLRACGIDQSRVADETGAIFIVRRAELDYRAPARLDDALEIVCRIARLGRATVEFEQQARRGGTLLVAADVRIGCVDRSAFKPTAIPPSVLAALERGPATTGRRAVSTAYA from the coding sequence ATGCGCGCCATGACTGAACCCAGCCGACAGCTCGACGCGGCGCCCGATTTCGCGTGGCCGGTCCGCGTGTACTACGAAGATACCGACGCCGGCGGCGTCGTCTACTACGCGAACTACCTGAGGTTCTTCGAGCGCGCGCGCACCGAGTGGCTGCGCGCGTGCGGGATAGACCAGAGCCGGGTTGCCGACGAGACGGGCGCGATCTTCATCGTCCGCCGCGCGGAGCTCGATTACCGCGCACCCGCGCGGCTCGACGACGCGCTGGAAATCGTCTGCAGAATCGCCCGCCTCGGCCGCGCGACGGTGGAATTCGAACAACAGGCGCGGCGAGGCGGTACGCTGCTCGTCGCGGCCGACGTCCGGATCGGCTGCGTCGACCGCTCGGCGTTCAAGCCGACCGCGATCCCGCCCTCCGTCCTCGCCGCGCTCGAGCGCGGACCGGCCACGACCGGCCGGCGAGCCGTGTCAACGGCGTACGCATGA
- the tolQ gene encoding protein TolQ, translating to MNTSQDLSIISLVLNASVLAQAVMGLLLILSLMSWTFIFRKWFAIRRARAQTERFERDFWSGGDLQALYQSAANNRHTIGALERIFESGMREFLKAKEKRLNDPALLLDGARRAMRASFQREMDVLESNLSFLASVGSVSPYIGLFGTVWGIMNSFRGLANVQQATLANVAPGIAEALVATAIGLFAAIPAVVAYNRYAHDIDRLAIRFETFIEEFSNILQRQAQ from the coding sequence ATGAACACTTCTCAAGACCTGTCGATCATTTCCCTTGTCCTCAATGCGAGCGTGCTCGCCCAGGCGGTAATGGGGCTCCTTCTCATCCTGTCGCTGATGTCGTGGACGTTCATCTTCCGCAAATGGTTCGCGATCCGCCGCGCCCGCGCGCAAACCGAGCGCTTCGAGCGCGACTTCTGGTCGGGCGGCGACCTGCAGGCGCTGTACCAGAGCGCCGCTAACAATCGCCACACGATCGGCGCGCTCGAACGGATCTTCGAGTCGGGAATGCGTGAATTTCTGAAGGCGAAGGAAAAACGTCTGAACGATCCGGCGCTGCTTCTCGATGGCGCGCGCCGCGCAATGCGCGCATCATTCCAGCGTGAGATGGACGTCCTCGAATCGAATCTGTCGTTTCTCGCGTCCGTCGGCTCGGTGAGCCCGTATATCGGTCTGTTCGGCACGGTCTGGGGAATCATGAACTCGTTCCGCGGCCTCGCGAACGTCCAGCAGGCGACGCTCGCAAACGTCGCGCCGGGCATCGCCGAAGCGCTCGTCGCGACCGCGATCGGCCTGTTCGCCGCGATCCCTGCCGTCGTCGCATACAACCGCTACGCGCACGACATCGACCGTCTCGCGATCCGCTTCGAAACGTTCATCGAAGAGTTCTCGAACATCCTGCAGCGCCAGGCGCAATAA
- the tolR gene encoding protein TolR yields the protein MAGTPIRSSMRGGRSRRSMADINVVPYIDVMLVLLVIFMVTAPLVAPSIVNLPTVGNAAPQEQTPPVVVNIQADGKISVRYKGDSGASQEDTMTKAELDSFIAARQADHPDQPVVIAADKTVQYDSVMTVMSDLKARGVKRVGLLVKSQ from the coding sequence ATGGCCGGCACCCCCATTCGTTCCAGCATGCGCGGCGGCCGCTCGCGCCGCTCGATGGCCGACATCAATGTCGTGCCCTACATCGACGTGATGCTCGTGCTGCTCGTCATCTTCATGGTGACGGCGCCGCTCGTCGCGCCGTCGATCGTCAATCTGCCGACTGTCGGCAACGCCGCACCGCAGGAGCAGACGCCGCCCGTAGTCGTCAACATCCAGGCCGACGGCAAGATCAGTGTCCGCTACAAGGGGGACTCGGGCGCGTCGCAGGAAGACACGATGACGAAGGCCGAGCTCGACAGCTTCATCGCGGCGCGCCAGGCCGACCACCCGGATCAGCCGGTCGTGATCGCGGCCGACAAGACGGTTCAATATGACTCAGTAATGACCGTGATGTCCGATCTGAAGGCGCGCGGCGTGAAGCGCGTCGGTCTCCTCGTCAAATCGCAATGA
- the tolA gene encoding cell envelope integrity protein TolA translates to MKPRQSRTAAYPPRPPRERGTGRAFLLAALMHVLLALFLYHGVHWQNSTPAGAEAELWTSVPDTSTPQPVPTPPVKAAPPPPPVKNEEADIALQQKRREQQAAAAREAQLEEQRRQQQLKAQQLAAQQAAQLAAQKAAEREKQKQAEKLKQQLAEQQHKLEQQKLEQQKLEQQKKQEQLAAQKKANAEKAEKAAKAAAAAKANAAANAKLDKERQARLAQLQGIAGGGSGSSEGLAKSGTGTGSGGNAASPGYADKVRRRVKPNIVWAGERDSLVTVVAIRCTPSGDVLSTSIRRSSGNSGWDQTVISAIQASVPLPPDTNGRTPPEITITFKAAE, encoded by the coding sequence ATGAAGCCTCGCCAGTCGCGCACCGCCGCCTATCCGCCTCGGCCGCCGCGCGAGCGCGGCACAGGACGCGCGTTCCTGCTTGCCGCGCTGATGCACGTGCTGCTCGCGCTCTTCCTGTACCACGGCGTTCATTGGCAGAACAGCACGCCGGCAGGCGCGGAGGCCGAGCTGTGGACGTCGGTGCCGGACACGTCGACGCCGCAGCCGGTGCCGACGCCGCCCGTGAAAGCGGCCCCTCCCCCGCCGCCCGTCAAGAATGAGGAGGCGGACATCGCGCTGCAACAGAAGCGGCGCGAGCAGCAAGCCGCGGCCGCTCGCGAGGCGCAGCTCGAAGAGCAGCGCCGGCAGCAGCAGTTGAAGGCGCAGCAACTCGCCGCGCAGCAGGCCGCCCAGCTCGCCGCGCAAAAAGCCGCCGAGCGCGAAAAGCAGAAGCAGGCCGAGAAGCTCAAGCAGCAGCTCGCGGAGCAGCAGCACAAACTCGAACAGCAGAAGCTCGAGCAACAAAAGCTCGAACAGCAGAAGAAACAGGAACAGCTCGCCGCTCAGAAGAAGGCCAACGCCGAAAAGGCCGAGAAAGCGGCCAAGGCCGCTGCGGCCGCCAAGGCGAACGCCGCCGCGAATGCGAAGCTCGACAAGGAACGCCAGGCCCGCCTCGCGCAACTGCAGGGGATCGCAGGCGGCGGCTCGGGCAGCAGCGAAGGGCTCGCCAAGAGCGGCACGGGCACGGGCTCGGGCGGCAACGCGGCGTCGCCGGGCTACGCCGACAAAGTCCGTCGGCGCGTGAAGCCGAACATCGTGTGGGCGGGTGAGCGCGACAGCCTCGTGACCGTCGTCGCGATCCGCTGCACGCCGTCGGGCGACGTGCTGAGCACGTCGATCCGCCGGTCGAGCGGCAATTCGGGGTGGGATCAGACGGTGATCAGCGCGATCCAGGCATCGGTGCCGTTGCCGCCCGATACCAACGGCCGTACCCCGCCCGAGATTACGATTACCTTCAAGGCGGCGGAATGA
- the tolB gene encoding Tol-Pal system beta propeller repeat protein TolB, whose product MSLMTKLGFRALVASCLIAVGGAAHAQVNVLITGVGSTQFPIATANFVNEASLPQQVTSVVRGDLARSGKFSNVDAGSTPVPETASVDFGAWKAKGANAFVAGSVNREPNGQYKVNFILYDTVKQQSLGGLSLTTSNDNEGMRKTGHKIADYIYQKLLGVRGVFNTRLSYVQRTGNVYKLLISDSDGQNAIPALTSKEPIISPAWSPSGTKVAYVSFELKKPVVYIHDLPTGRRYVISNQKGNNSAPAWSPDGQTLSVALSLTGNTQIYSVSSTGTGLRRLTRSSSIDTEPFYSPDGKWIYFTSDRGGAPQIYRMPAEGESAGAAQRVTFTGSYNTSPRISPDGKLLAYISRTGGGFKLYVQDLQTGAANAVTNTTRDESPSFAANGQYILYATQSGGRGVLAAVPSDGSAPPQILSVQGGAIREPSWGPFMQ is encoded by the coding sequence ATGAGTTTGATGACGAAGCTAGGTTTCAGGGCACTCGTGGCCTCGTGTCTGATTGCCGTGGGCGGCGCCGCCCACGCGCAGGTGAACGTACTGATCACGGGCGTCGGCTCCACCCAGTTTCCGATCGCCACCGCGAATTTCGTCAATGAAGCGAGCCTGCCCCAGCAGGTCACGTCGGTCGTGCGCGGCGACCTCGCGAGAAGCGGCAAGTTCTCCAACGTCGACGCGGGCAGCACGCCCGTGCCGGAGACGGCGTCGGTCGATTTCGGCGCGTGGAAGGCGAAAGGCGCGAACGCGTTCGTCGCGGGCAGCGTGAACCGCGAGCCCAACGGCCAATACAAGGTCAACTTCATCCTCTACGACACCGTCAAGCAGCAAAGCCTGGGCGGCCTGTCGCTCACGACGTCGAACGACAACGAGGGGATGCGCAAGACCGGTCACAAGATCGCCGACTACATCTACCAGAAGCTGCTCGGCGTGCGCGGCGTCTTCAACACGCGCCTGTCGTATGTGCAGCGCACGGGCAATGTGTACAAGCTGCTGATCTCCGATTCGGACGGCCAGAACGCAATTCCCGCGCTGACGAGCAAGGAGCCGATCATTTCGCCCGCATGGTCGCCGAGCGGAACGAAGGTTGCGTACGTGTCGTTCGAGCTGAAGAAGCCGGTCGTGTACATCCACGATCTGCCGACGGGCCGCCGCTACGTGATTTCGAATCAGAAAGGCAACAACAGCGCGCCCGCATGGTCGCCCGACGGCCAGACGCTCTCCGTCGCGCTGTCGCTCACGGGCAATACGCAGATTTATTCCGTCAGTTCGACGGGCACCGGGCTGCGTCGCCTCACGCGCAGCAGCTCGATCGACACCGAACCGTTCTACTCCCCTGACGGCAAGTGGATCTATTTCACGAGCGATCGAGGCGGTGCGCCGCAAATCTACCGGATGCCAGCCGAAGGCGAGAGCGCCGGCGCCGCTCAGCGCGTAACGTTTACCGGCAGCTACAATACGAGTCCGCGCATCAGCCCGGACGGCAAGCTGCTCGCGTACATCTCGCGCACGGGCGGGGGCTTCAAGCTGTATGTTCAGGATCTGCAAACGGGTGCGGCAAACGCCGTCACCAACACGACGCGCGACGAATCGCCGAGCTTCGCGGCGAACGGTCAGTACATTCTGTACGCTACGCAATCGGGGGGCCGCGGCGTGCTGGCTGCCGTTCCGTCCGACGGCAGCGCGCCGCCGCAGATCCTGTCCGTTCAGGGCGGCGCGATTCGCGAGCCGTCCTGGGGGCCCTTCATGCAATGA
- the pal gene encoding peptidoglycan-associated lipoprotein Pal translates to MMSKKLRLAFAVLMIGALAACKSGVKLDEHANQGGAVGTQPNPENVAQVTVDPLNDPNSPLAKRSVYFDFDSYSVQDQYQALLQQHAQYLKSHPQRHILIQGNTDERGTSEYNLALGQKRAEAVRRALSLLGVTDSQMEAVSLGKEKPVALGHDEASWAQNRRADLVYQQ, encoded by the coding sequence ATGATGTCGAAGAAACTTCGTCTGGCGTTCGCAGTGTTGATGATCGGTGCGCTCGCCGCATGTAAGTCGGGCGTGAAGCTCGACGAGCATGCGAACCAGGGCGGCGCGGTCGGCACGCAGCCGAATCCCGAAAACGTCGCGCAAGTGACAGTCGATCCGCTGAACGACCCGAACAGCCCGCTCGCGAAGCGCAGCGTCTACTTCGATTTCGACAGCTACTCGGTGCAGGATCAATACCAGGCGCTGCTGCAGCAACACGCGCAGTACTTGAAGAGCCATCCGCAGCGCCACATCCTGATCCAGGGCAACACCGACGAACGCGGCACGAGCGAGTACAACCTCGCGCTCGGTCAGAAGCGTGCGGAAGCCGTGCGGCGCGCGCTGTCGTTGCTCGGCGTCACGGATTCGCAAATGGAAGCCGTGAGCCTCGGCAAGGAAAAGCCGGTCGCGCTCGGCCACGACGAAGCGTCGTGGGCGCAGAACCGCCGCGCGGATCTCGTCTATCAACAGTAA